In one Melopsittacus undulatus isolate bMelUnd1 chromosome 4, bMelUnd1.mat.Z, whole genome shotgun sequence genomic region, the following are encoded:
- the LOC101870121 gene encoding solute carrier family 22 member 15-like isoform X1: MYSDYMDEEAQKCFGKSYPHCHSFKVYVACQSMLIVLVGAVPEYHIDQEGIPANRAELSKHIHFVDNFTSIVTEWYLIEQEAYKVSLASSLFFAGLLIGNVTFGPLSDKLGRKPVYISGLFLDVIFGYVTALAPSYDIFAVSRFFVGIVNGGMALVSFVLTQEYVGKSFWSFTGSLTNLTFAVGITVYALLGYCVREWRYLTLVSNTPGVIFLLLSFMLPESPRWLYSQGKMEEAEDVLQYIAFGNGKERLNLKLKPNAGTLGKDVSAPGILNLVKHPILRWRTVILMYIWYVCSFVYYGLTLNAGELRGNLYLNVALSGLVEVPAFPLCMFFIEKSWSGRRKTMTRFLIFAGFACVLTMFVPTNAGLLFSPTLLALCGKMMVSAAFNILYIYTSELYPTVLRNAGLGVCSMSCRFGGILAPFVPSMKSLSHSVPFVVFGITGLSAGFLTLLLPETLNKPIAESIEELQSPKYQVLKSKEAVLEENT, encoded by the exons ATGTACAGTGACTACATGGATGAGGAAGCtcagaaatgttttggaaaGTCTTATCCACACTGTCACAGTTTCAAG GTGTATGTGGCTTGTCAGTCAATGCTTATTGTGCTTGTGGGAGCTGTGCCTGAATATCATATAGACCAAGAAGGAATTCCAGCAAACAGAGCTGAGCTTTCCAAGCATATTCATTTCGTGGACAACTTCACCTCTATAGTAACTGAG tggTACCTAATTGAACAAGAAGCCTATAAAGTAAGCCTTGCTTCATCCCTATTTTTTGCTGGATTGCTTATTGGAAATGTCACGTTTGGCCCTTTGTCAGACAAGCTGGGCAGGAAACCAGTATATATCTCAG gTCTATTTTTGGATGTCATTTTTGGGTATGTCACAGCATTAGCCCCAAGTTACGACATATTTGCAGTTTCACGTTTTTTTGTTGGAATTGTGAATGGTGGAATGGCTCTCGTGTCTTTTGTCCTAACACAAGAATATGTAGGAAAATCATTTTGGTCATTTACAG GTTCATTAACTAATTTGACATTTGCAGTTGGCATTACTGTTTATGCTTTGCTGGGTTACTGTGTAAGAGAATGGCGCTACCTTACCCTGGTATCGAATACCCCAGGGGtcatcttccttcttctttcttt tATGCTCCCAGAATCACCACGATGGTTGTATTCCcaagggaaaatggaagaagcTGAAGATGTTTTGCAATATATTGCCTTTGGTAATGGAAAAGAGAGACTAAatctaaaattaaaaccaaatgcagGAACTTTGGGAAAGGATGTATCAGCACCTGGTATCCTTAACTTAGTAAAACACCCCATCCTTCGGTGGCGAACTGTCATACTGATGTACATCTG gtatGTCTGCAGCTTTGTGTACTATGGACTAACTTTAAATGCTGGTGAATTAAGaggaaatctgtatttaaatgtgGCTCTTTCTGGTCTTGTGGAAGTTCCAGCATTTCCTCTCTGCATGTTTTTTATTGAGAAATCCTG GTCTGGAAGACGTAAAACTATGACACGTTTTCTGATATTTGCAGGATTTGCCTGTGTATTAACCATGTTTGTACCAACAAATGCAG gtcTGCTCTTCAGTCCTACTTTGTTAGCTTTGTGTGGAAAAATGATGGTCAGTGCTGCTTTCAACATCTTGTATATTTATACATCTGAACTGTACCCGACAGTACTGAG aaatgctggcTTGGGTGTCTGTTCCATGTCTTGCAGATTTGGAGGCATTTTGGCTCCATTTGTGCCATCTATG aaatCTCTTAGTCATTCTGTACCGTTTGTGGTGTTTGGAATCACTGGACTGTCAGCGGGATTCCTGACTCTCCTTCTGCCAGAAACACTGAATAAGCCAATTGCTGAAAGCATTGAAGAACTCCAGAGCCCCAAATACCAAGTGCTTAAAAGTAAAGag GCAGTGTTAGAAGAAAACACTTAA
- the LOC101870121 gene encoding solute carrier family 22 member 15-like isoform X2, with product MCRICSGYQSLSGCWMGRAQWYLIEQEAYKVSLASSLFFAGLLIGNVTFGPLSDKLGRKPVYISGLFLDVIFGYVTALAPSYDIFAVSRFFVGIVNGGMALVSFVLTQEYVGKSFWSFTGSLTNLTFAVGITVYALLGYCVREWRYLTLVSNTPGVIFLLLSFMLPESPRWLYSQGKMEEAEDVLQYIAFGNGKERLNLKLKPNAGTLGKDVSAPGILNLVKHPILRWRTVILMYIWYVCSFVYYGLTLNAGELRGNLYLNVALSGLVEVPAFPLCMFFIEKSWSGRRKTMTRFLIFAGFACVLTMFVPTNAGLLFSPTLLALCGKMMVSAAFNILYIYTSELYPTVLRNAGLGVCSMSCRFGGILAPFVPSMKSLSHSVPFVVFGITGLSAGFLTLLLPETLNKPIAESIEELQSPKYQVLKSKEAVLEENT from the exons ATGTGTCGAATCTGCTCCGGCTACCAAAGTCTGTCAGGTTGCTGGATGGGTAGAGCTCAG tggTACCTAATTGAACAAGAAGCCTATAAAGTAAGCCTTGCTTCATCCCTATTTTTTGCTGGATTGCTTATTGGAAATGTCACGTTTGGCCCTTTGTCAGACAAGCTGGGCAGGAAACCAGTATATATCTCAG gTCTATTTTTGGATGTCATTTTTGGGTATGTCACAGCATTAGCCCCAAGTTACGACATATTTGCAGTTTCACGTTTTTTTGTTGGAATTGTGAATGGTGGAATGGCTCTCGTGTCTTTTGTCCTAACACAAGAATATGTAGGAAAATCATTTTGGTCATTTACAG GTTCATTAACTAATTTGACATTTGCAGTTGGCATTACTGTTTATGCTTTGCTGGGTTACTGTGTAAGAGAATGGCGCTACCTTACCCTGGTATCGAATACCCCAGGGGtcatcttccttcttctttcttt tATGCTCCCAGAATCACCACGATGGTTGTATTCCcaagggaaaatggaagaagcTGAAGATGTTTTGCAATATATTGCCTTTGGTAATGGAAAAGAGAGACTAAatctaaaattaaaaccaaatgcagGAACTTTGGGAAAGGATGTATCAGCACCTGGTATCCTTAACTTAGTAAAACACCCCATCCTTCGGTGGCGAACTGTCATACTGATGTACATCTG gtatGTCTGCAGCTTTGTGTACTATGGACTAACTTTAAATGCTGGTGAATTAAGaggaaatctgtatttaaatgtgGCTCTTTCTGGTCTTGTGGAAGTTCCAGCATTTCCTCTCTGCATGTTTTTTATTGAGAAATCCTG GTCTGGAAGACGTAAAACTATGACACGTTTTCTGATATTTGCAGGATTTGCCTGTGTATTAACCATGTTTGTACCAACAAATGCAG gtcTGCTCTTCAGTCCTACTTTGTTAGCTTTGTGTGGAAAAATGATGGTCAGTGCTGCTTTCAACATCTTGTATATTTATACATCTGAACTGTACCCGACAGTACTGAG aaatgctggcTTGGGTGTCTGTTCCATGTCTTGCAGATTTGGAGGCATTTTGGCTCCATTTGTGCCATCTATG aaatCTCTTAGTCATTCTGTACCGTTTGTGGTGTTTGGAATCACTGGACTGTCAGCGGGATTCCTGACTCTCCTTCTGCCAGAAACACTGAATAAGCCAATTGCTGAAAGCATTGAAGAACTCCAGAGCCCCAAATACCAAGTGCTTAAAAGTAAAGag GCAGTGTTAGAAGAAAACACTTAA